One part of the Candida albicans SC5314 chromosome R, complete sequence genome encodes these proteins:
- a CDS encoding uncharacterized protein (Ortholog of C. parapsilosis CDC317 : CPAR2_201040, Candida tenuis NRRL Y-1498 : CANTEDRAFT_112677, Debaryomyces hansenii CBS767 : DEHA2E02420g and Pichia stipitis Pignal : PICST_37559) yields the protein MVVKKNRFCPAPAPRPHFYFFLLTSSIQGKNLFHNISITTYQICPRPRPRPRPLTYLMSCDSPIIVSLNDLKTDEGYPGLKDEILEKAFGPNSLGIIIIKDLPIQFVELRKKVLISASKLANLPTDQLKSLECEKNYWLTGWSCGKEKLRQTNNNNNNNNYSIPDDKKGSFYINCSFYKDDKLESPPQELVDKFPNHLTYTMKNIWPPEDENSGLIGFKQNLKNLCNLIISISESVAINCDKYIKSHYPNDYPSNDYLTKIVQNSTCTKARLLHYFPNYNYNYNYNNKEEEKEEEEDNNNLTDLEAEALSDDNWCGEHLDHSCLTGLTSALYIDESKGLNPHHAAAAAAVVLDNSSPDLDPDSGLYIKNRQNDKIIKINIPHDCLAFQSGSTLQQVSKNKFKAVPHFVKSGNNNKGKSIARNTLAVFIQPNLDEMVNEMENFAQYSDRILKSNH from the coding sequence ATGgtagtaaaaaaaaatcggTTCTGTCCCGCCCCCGCCCCCCGCCCCCacttctatttttttttactcaCATCTTCCATTCAAGGTAAAAATCTATTTCATAACATTTCCATCACTACATATCAAATTTGTCCACGTCCACGTCCACGTCCACGTCCACTTACTTACTTAATGTCTTGTGATTCACCAATAATAGTttcattaaatgatttgaaaacagATGAAGGATACCCTGGATTaaaagatgaaattttagaaaaagCTTTTGGACCTAATTCATTAGgtataataattattaaagatttaccaattcaattcgttgaattaagaaaaaaagttttaattAGTGCATCTAAATTAGCTAATTTACCAActgatcaattgaaatcattagaatgtgaaaaaaattattggttAACGGGTTGGTCATGTGGTAAAGAGAAATTACGAcaaactaataataataataataataataactaCTCAATACCTGATGATAAAAAAGGATCATTTTATATTAATTGTAGTTTTTATAAAGATGATAAACTTGAGTCACCTCCACAAGAAttagttgataaatttccaaatcattTAACTTATACAATGAAGAATATTTGGCCGCCAGAAGATGAAAATTCTGGTTTAATAGgatttaaacaaaatttgaaaaatttatgtaatttaataatttcaatatcagaATCAGTGGCTATTAATTGtgataaatatattaaatCACATTATCCAAATGATTATCCTTCAAATGATTATTTAACAAAAATTGTTCAGAATTCAACTTGTACAAAAGCAAGATTATTACATTATTTCCccaactacaactacaactacaactacaacaacaaggaggaggagaaggaggaggaggaggatAACAACAACCTCACAGATCTCGAGGCTGAAGCCTTGTCTGATGATAATTGGTGTGGTGAACATTTAGATCATTCTTGTTTGACAGGATTAACATCAGCTTTAtatattgatgaatcaaaAGGATTAAACCCACACcatgctgctgctgctgctgctgttgttcTTGACAATTCTTCTCCTGATCTAGATCCTGATTCAGGATTATATATTAAAAATCGtcaaaatgataaaattattaaaattaatattcCTCATGATTGTTTAGCTTTCCAATCAGGTTCAACTTTACAACAAgtatcaaaaaataaatttaaagcTGTACCTCATTTTGTTAAAAGTggtaacaataataaaggTAAATCTATTGCTAGAAATACTTTGGCAGTTTTCATTCAACCAAATTTAGATGAAATGGTTAATGAAATGGAAAATTTTGCTCAATATTCTGATCGAATTTTAAAATCTaatcattga
- a CDS encoding uncharacterized protein (Ortholog(s) have fungal-type vacuole, mitochondrion localization) — MPIRLVDYNEDNDSDDYDTTTSRRTTDFELLSNNNINITTDKPFMVRLINSIRCFNIPLINFIILLILIIFLIKLTTKYTNLYMKNSLITIIVTNLVLYGISETLAQSILIYRHDQPMISFKLREEIRLEDEDEDEDEDEEREEIGDPTIELTYFQFNRLAGFMCWGFIMGFFQCLWYKFLQIYSIPQDPKFIEVLRKVMTDQFLFSPISLFCFFTFGTIILEDKTWNDTVNKLKRIYLKTLIINYTVWFPIQFFNFLIIPRDYQVPFSSSISVLWNCYLSMRNSTS, encoded by the coding sequence ATGCCAATCCGTTTAGTCGATTATAATGAAGATAACGATAGTGATGACTAtgatacaacaacaagtagAAGAACTACTGATTTTGAACTACTATccaacaataatattaatattaccACTGATAAACCATTTATGGTAAGATTAATCAATAGTATAAGATGTTTTAATATTCctttaataaatttcataatattattgattttaataatttttttaattaaattaactACTAAATATACTAATCTTtatatgaaaaattcattaattacaATAATTGTTACTAATTTGGTATTATATGGGATTTCGGAAACTTTAGCTCAACTGATATTAATTTATCGTCATGATCAACCAATGATTAGTTTTAAATTGCGAGAAGAAATTAGattagaagatgaagacgaAGACGAAGACGAAGACgaagaaagagaagaaatAGGGGATCCTACTATTGAGTTGACgtattttcaatttaatagATTAGCAGGATTTATGTGTTGGGGTTTCATAATGGGATTTTTCCAATGTTTATGGtataaatttttacaaatttattcaattccaCAAGATCCTAAATTTATAGAAGTTTTACGTAAAGTTATGACtgatcaatttttattttcaccaatttcattgttttgttttttcacATTTGGTACAATTATTTTGGAAGATAAAACTTGGAATGATAcagttaataaattgaaacgaatttatttaaaaactttaataattaattatacGGTTTGGTTCCccattcaatttttcaattttttaataattccaaGAGATTATCAAGTACCTTTTAGTTCATCAATTAGTGTATTATGGAATTGTTATTTATCAATGAGAAATTCCAccagttaa